GTTAAGTTGCTAGCCCATCTATTCTATATACACTACTAAGCTCAGATGATGGGCTAGCTAAGCTCCAAGGAGTTCGTGTTCCTCTTCGTCCTATTGTGATTGCATGAGTTtgtaagcatatatatatatatatatacatcatcTGATGTAGAACAAACATCACATGCCTTCTTGGAGTATCAGGGGTGTATGAAGTCATAACGCAAGATCAAAGGGGGTGTTAGTAGAGGCCATCGTAGCGATAGTGTCAGAAATTTGGCAGGTTGAAGGGAAACGGTATTCTGATCCAGACTCATGATGCCATAAGCATCACCTAAATTTAGGTAAATTCCTTCGTTAGGGccctaaaaatagttttttttgttatttatagtaatatttgttttttcttaataacttttagtttaaaagtcagAATAAGGTTCGGTTTGTTTTGGGACGACCGTTAAGATTAGTAGTTTATGATTCtacatttaactcaattttgccttttttggtaaatttcggTATTTTGTCCCCTAATCGCATAATTAAtgcaaattagggttttagacatttttcttagtatttatatgttttgtagccgTTAGAGGCAAATCagattattatcaataaatacaGACTTTTGTTAAATTCTTTCTCTGGTGGATTCCAGATTTTCTCCTTGTGGAAATTCTTTCTCTAGTGGATtccagtttttctttttggggattTAGGGAAACCCTtcgtggattcgaggtttactaccaGAAGCTAATAGTTTAGTTTCTGTTCTATCAAAAGAGCATCGTGCGTGCTTTTTCTATGCTTCCATGACATAATCATCCTAGAGTCTACTCTGtgtatccaatttttttattagctgatatatatattagataaaTATACATTATCGATTACCCATTTACGGACACTAATTTGGAATTACTATTATACTATAACTCATTCACAATGAAGATTGACTTTATCTCAATAATCAAATAGATATAAGTATATAATTCTCCAACTCATTCATGGGCTTAACTCTTCCTAACTATGCAcgttggtttttattttattttatttattttttattttttatttatctaaaaattaGTGATAAAGCAAtagttgataagaacaaataagaaGTTGTTTTTATCTATACATTTTTCGAAGTGTGAATATAATAACCCACTTGATATCTCTGATCGAAAAAAGATGATGACTACACAGAAAtcttatagaaaaaaaaaaaaaaaaaacaccactgcaactcaaatattatttactctTATCTCTCTCATTTAATTTTAGGTatctattgttttattttttatagggtCCTATATCTAGTTCGGATGTATTCTCTAAGGTACAGAGGATATGTATTGTATTCAGCCCAACGTGGGCTATGATATCTTGATAAGTGAACAATTCAACCAACAAACTACAGTTATCGAAAAAATactgaaacaaaaattttgtgataAGATAACAACTAATCCAACTCCTAGTCCCACACGTACGAGCTCTGTCGCTTATACACTTATCTGGTTTTTCCATCCATAAATAAGCAATCCATGCACGTTACAGAACCCCAGTTAACAACACAGATCTGAGCCAGTTGACAACCCTGATCTGAGAGTGAGAAAGTGGATGAAATATTTGGTCCCATCCTTGAATCTGTCAGTTCTCTAAACTTGCAGACATAGCAATGGACAGTTATGCTCTTACAGACTTTGAAATAATCACTTTGGTTCTGTGTGGGGTCATTTTTTTACTCTATTCTATATTAAGAGAACAACCAAGCAATGTAAGAGTCTACTTTAGAGGGAGACTTGCTTCAAGGTGCTGGACATTTGAGAGGTTTGTTCCCTCACGTAGTTGGATAGTTGATGCATTTGCAGCAAATGAAAAAGAACTGTTGCGCGTGGGTGGCATGGATGCTTTGGTTTTTCACAGGATAATTGTTTTCAGGTAATTACTAACTGTTATTGAAGGCTGATAGCTTGTGTCTATATTTAATGTAATAAAGATTATGATTGCTTTTATTTTGGTCAATGGCTTGGCGtggttattgtatttttttttggctgataATTTACTCTGGATATCTCTATTGGAATTATAAGAGTTGAttcatccttttttctttttcttttttttaaaaaaaaaaaaaaaaatcttttatggTTGGATGATGTTTCTAGTCGATCTGTTCCCTATGCTTTCACATATGGTCAACCTTTATTGCTTTTGGTAAATAtgttataaatttgtaaagttttaaaaataggGGTGACTCTAAATAAGAACATAGGACATCGAAAGGATCTCGGAGACCCACTAAAGCATATCTTTTAGAAAATGAATTCCTATACAAAGAGTGCATAACCGCATGGATAAGCTCACACTAACCCGTCAATATGGGATCCAATTCAGGATTTTCCTTGGGAGGTATCGGGAAGGAATTGGAATGGAATAATATCTATTCATACATATACAAAAGAAAAGGTTCTCTATTGATTCAAGGGAGAGCCAGTCAAGATGGTTGATTATATGCAAAAGAGAGTAATTAATGCACCAATTAGGAAGACTAATTTGATTTAGGTGAACTAAatggaaaaaaggaaaacctaaaataacacaAGAGAAAGACATCTTAATTAAggtgattttgaaaatgatagTGATATCCTAAAATAGCACAAGTAGAAGTATTAAAAAAGATTATATGCAAAAGAGAGTAATTAATGCACCGGTTAGGAAGGCTAATTTGATTTAGGTGAACAAGGAAAACCTAAAATAGCACAAGAGAAAGACATGTTAATTAAGGAGATGATAGACTTTAAATATGATAGAATCCTAAAACAGCACAAGTAGAAGTAGTAAAAGAGAAAACATGTTATTTCCGGAGATGgtagaaaatatgattttggataTAATAATTACAAGAAACCTCAATTGTGATTAGTTCTTTTGGAGTATAGTGCATTGACTAGAGCTTTTCCTTAGGttgtttttcatttaaaattttcattttgttgtggCCCATTTTCATATTACACTTGTGGAAGTTTTCTCTTGATGCAGTGAATATGCACTTTCCAATTTAAGCACATGTATTAATATATCCTTTAGCAAAATATGTTTCATAGTTTCCTTTCCATCTCATTTACATATTTGTAGAAAAAATGTACTGCTGGTTTTTCAAGTTCTTACGGGTgccatttaaattttatttgcaGTATCAAAATTTTTGCCGTAGTTACTGTCTTTGGCGGTATTCTAGTGTTTCAAGTGAATTATTTTGAGCAACTAAATTGTCATGACCGTTCTCTGAAAGTATTTACCATCGAGAATGTTAAAGAAGGTTCAAGATGGTACGTTGACATATACTGTTGATGATTAGATAATTTAAAATgctgattttttatatttatttttttggattgtgCCTTTTCAGGCTCTGGACTTATTGTCTCGGATTATACATTATAACTTGCTCAGCTTGCATTCTCCTTTACATTGTAAGtatgtaatttttatatatatattttttatagagTATGTAAATTTATTTGCATATTCTATTAATGTATAGCTTATCTTTTGTTCAAAGTTTCTTATAGAAACTTTTTCTACATATTCTAGGAGTATAAGAACATTGCCAAGATGAGGCGAGCACATCTTACTGGATCACCAACAAATCCAAGTCATTTTACAGTTCTTGTCCGTGCTATTCCTTGGTCTTCAGAAGAATCATACAGTGATTCTGTGAAAAAGAATTTCACAAATTATTACTTGTCACACCAAATGGTGTACCAACCGGAAAGAATTGAGAAATCGATGGTGTGCATCTGTCTTTAATTTACAATTTGTTGTTTATATTCAGCTATACACTTCTAAATCTTTTGCATGTCTGTCAATTGATTTTCTTATGGCTTATTCTTTACTTAATAAATAATGAAGCAGCATGACTTTCCTTCAGTATGAGAGCACAATCAATTTTGGCTAATGTTCTTGAAATTTCAGAAATATTATGGTTCATTATTTCATGTGGACCTAATTAACATTGTAATTTGGACACTGAATTTTGTATTGTACTGATTACCAAATGATTAGCAGATGATGCAATGTGATCGTAGTGAACAGCAATTCCTCATTCCTACCATTTGCATTggttaattattttattttattcaaagttATACTATGAAATTGAAAGTTATCTCCTGCAATTTATATCTTTTTGCCTTGTCTTTGCCTTTCAAGGCCATTTTCTTCATACATTGCTTGTTACTTGCTTCATTGCACAAGACTAATTGCCATAGACTTGATTCTCACACACATAACATATCTTTTTTCAAATATACTCTTATGCTGTAAAATacggaaaattttaaaatatcaaatgtGGATATGTATGTGAAATAGTGGATGAACTAGTATATATGAAAGCATGTCTTACCTAGATATTATCTCTGACTATTCACATAAGGTTTTTATGGCAACTCCATTTGTctttttaattcaatgtaaTTTAGTCCactaattaatttgaaaatattttctactaGTGTATATTTAAGATTCGGCCATATGGCTTTTTTCTCATGGATGGTGCATctgcttttgtttctttcaaGACTCAGGATGGTGCATctgcttttgtttctttcaaGACTCGTtatgctgctgctgctgctagACATGTTCAGCTATCTTCAAATCCTATGTTATGGGTGACAAAAATGGCTCCAGAACCACAAGATGTAGATTGGTCAAACCTTGATATACCATTCAGACAATTTTGGATCCGTAAGATGGGAACACTTGTGGCTACTATTGCCTtcatttttgtgtttctttatcCTATGGCATTTGTTCAAGTTTTGACTCAGCTAGATGAGCTTGAAAAAACATATCTAGTACAAAAGGCATTTCCATTTTTGGGAGAACTTCTAAAGATGTAAGTATTGTGATGATAGAGTTGTATTGTGTTATGTGTgtgttatttttgtaattatgtTAGGTAAGTTCTCCGTGGCttattcttaataaaataaacatgcatatttttataaatataagtaTACATGGTATTTAGTCTTACTTAATTCCCTCATGTGATTCACATTTGCTTATAAAAGATATAAATGCTTTTGTTTAAACTGCATAGATATTAGATGAAGTTATTAATCATCCATCCCCTTTACTTACTAGCCTCAAGCTTAAAtttgttcttgaattttgaattttaaatagtTTTCTAGGTTAATACTATCTAGATCGTAGCAATGTATGAAAAGGTTCAATTCTAATTACAACTTAATTACCACAAGTTTAACACTGTCTAGAGTAGCTTATTTCCAATTACAacttaattatcaaattaaagtTTCAAATAATAAACTCAGGCTTACACAATGTTTGCTATGAAATCTAAATAATTGTATCTTCTTTTATCGTTGTTTAATTTATAAATGATTTTGATTAACTTATGCATTGCATGGGCATAGTGCTGATTTACAAGTAAATTTATTATGTGCCTTGATGCAGGAAATATATGACCCAACTGGTAACAGCTTACCTTCCAAGTCTAATTTTGAATTTAGCTCTATATGCCGTTCCACCAACTATGATGCTATTTTCAAGACTAGAGGGGTCTATTTCTCTTAGTGGGAGGCAAATGAACGCATGCTGCAAAGTCTTGTACTTCACAATTTGGAATGTCTTTTTTGTCAGTGTTTTTGTAAGGTTTGTTATTGGCTACTATATCAACCAATGGAGTGCTTCTTCTAATGTGAAAGACATAGTTGCAGAACTTGCCATAGCAGTTCCGAGACAGGTTTTGTTCTTTGATTCTTATTTAAGTTTATTATTTACCTTTTTCTAGCTATGCTACTTTATGCAAActgtttatataattttgtgtGAGTTTTGAGCAGTATTAATTTCCAATTATTGATTATACTAAGGCTTTACAATGAAGAGTTCTATTTGTGAAAATAATCCCTCATGACGAatgtttcacattttaaattCATTATCTAGTTTCCAAATTCTCatgaaaagaaatatttttccagttttcctttatttcttcaGGCAAATATAGAAATTTTGACATCATATTTTCATCATAATTGTGGTTTACAAATTGTTGCAGGTTGGTTTCTTCACAACCTTTGTTTTAATGTATGGTTGGATAAGTTTGGCATGTGAAGCGATACAAATCTCTGTACTTTTTCGCAACCTGGGTAAAAGATTCATACAAAGAATTAGGGATGATTCCTCTAATGAAACCTTGTCTTTCCCGTACCACAAAGAAGTCCCACGACTCCTCTTGTTCGGATTCCTTGGATTCATATGTTCTATCTTGGCACCCTCAATATTGGCCTTTGTGTTGGCTTACTTTATGCTTGCTTACTTTGTGTATCGAAATCAGGTAAGTGCTCTCATTAGTGATTTGTCCCTCTTTACCTTGTTTGTTAATGTGGCTTTGGCATGTCTATTTCTTTGCCAAGTTCTTTAATTAgtgatttgattgtattttgtcAATGGTGAGCTTGTTCTTCCATGTCCATTGTAGTTATCAAATGTTTTTAAATAAGGCATTCTTTACAGTGTGTTCTTCAATTTTCCATCATAGATACAAAATATGTTTGAACAATGCATTCAGTTGAGTTGTAAGCCGGTggtatttcctttttttttatccaacCACCAATTAGATTTTGATATTATGTTTCACTCTTCCAATATTTGATCTCAGTTCTCTTGAACTTGGTAATAGGTTTATTGCTAGAAACTAAACGTTCTTAGCACCCTCAATCTTAGTAGTACATTTTGAAATAATTAGAAGGGCCACAATTAAGGCTTGAAAAGAAGCACCTAGCTTAGGGAATTTCCTGCTTGGGGGCTGCCATCACAATGGAAGGGTGGTGGAATGATTCTTAGGTGATGGGAAATTGATTTATTACggattttaacattttaatgcataaatTTTGTTAAACAGCAATCCGAGTACTATTTGCAGAGAAGAATAGCACAATGATAAATTAAGActaaaataagagagagagagagagagagagagagtgcacATTATAGGAAAAAATTCCTTTTTAAGTTCTAAAGTTTTTATGTGTCTGAGTTATTCGACACCTTGATCACAATGACCTTAATTAAAGAGTTTGATAAACTTAGTAAGAAAGCTGATGTGAAATCAAAATCAGACTCAGTGctagcaaaataaaaattacgtAATAATCCTATTAGCTCAAGGACCGAGAAAGAACACTTTGGACTACAAGACacactttttagtttttaccatGCAGAATTCGCTTTCATTGGGCATTGCATGCAGCCCCGCAAATAAATATTCTAGACTTCCAAAATTGAATGCACATACAAACTGCAACTAAGCTCCTTTTCCATGGCTGCACTATAAAGTTGTAGAAGCTccttatatattaaaaaaaaaaaaaaaatcagttccCTTTTCTAATACATTAAGCTTTTGCTTATCTTTATGATTGATGATGCTGCCTGCTATTAGCTTTTGTGGCAATGAAGGGATTTATAATGCGATTGAATTGTTGAGATTATATATCAAACTGAATAACAGAGTTTTTCTGGTACCACCTAGATGTCTGTATGTCTCTTTTGGCGTATATTTTATTGTACAAGGCAACATATTCGGGAAACACAACTTTGGTACCATAGGTTGGTAGAGTAGTTGTATCTAGTTATTGGCAGTCTGCATCTGTTTGCTCTTAGTTTAGTGTCTTCTTGAAAAAGGTTGTACCATTGTACAAAGCTTCTCCTTCTACAGGTTCTAAGATGGTTGTTATGCAACCCGAATTTCAGAGAGGCTGGTTTCTAGACTCAAAACGAGTGACGTTTAGGCAGAGTGCACTTGCCATTCCACCAAGTTCTGAACTCTTTAGTTTCTTCATATAGGTCAGTAAAATACATGAGAGAGATAGAGACCAATTGTAGAGATTTAAGTCTGGACAATCGCCAATGGTGGCATGAGCTCTAAAATGCGACAGacatagaaattgaaaaagtttaaTGTAAAATTGGTGCTAAGTTGGAGCGCATTACCAGGAAAAAAGCCTAtgcatttaattatattttggttggagtttataaaataaatgtttaggGATATGATACATGCCAATCCTTTTGTAATCTCTTAGTGCTGATTCTTGATAATTGATCCTTGTAAGATTATGGCATCTTTATTTTCTGATAAATAGCCTATGATAATTGATAGGCAATGGATTTGGTGTTCTTGTAGAATATATATAACTGATAGTTTTAAATGTTTAGACTGACTATAAGTAGCGTGTGTCTAAGTATTgcatttgcttttatttttatgctccTACCAGAAAGTAACTCCATATGTTAGTTGTTAAAAAGGATATGTTAATTGATGAGGTGACATGATAGGATTGAATAACGGAGAAGAATACGTGTGGTTGACCCTAATTAGTTTTCATAGCCAACCTttaaattttgggactaagactttgttctttttattatttgttttttatttttttcactaaaGAAATTGATCTATTCTCATCGTTTGGCATTTTGTGATTTTTCTCTTGCTctattaaggaatgcattttacAATATTCAAATGTATCTTTCAGATAGTCAACGTATATACTTCAAAACATGATTCTGGAGGACAGTTTTGGCCTGTTGTTCACAACACAACAATCTTTTCATTGATAATAACACAAATAACCACTCTTGGGGCTTTCGGAATTAAACAATCACCAGTGGCTTCAGGTTTCACCATTCCGTTGATTATCTGCACTCTTATATTCAACGAGTATTGTAGGCGGCAATTTCTCCCAATATTTAAGAACAATGATGCACAGGTAGCAATTTAAAATGgactccctctctttctctgaacacacacacacacacactcattcTTAGCCTGATGGTTGGGTTTTTACAGATTCTTAATGAGATGGATCGGAAAGATGAGcagagtggaaaagtggaacAGATTCATCAACTTTTGATATCGgcttatcataaaaaataatgcatTCTAAGCAACTTTGTTATGATTTCATTACGAAGTTATATAGTTGTGATGCTGACAGATGATGATAAGAGGTTTGTAACTGAAGGGGAAAGCGATTCAGGATGAAGTCATTATCTGCATGAGAGGCTTTATCTGCATATGTTATTCCAGACTTTATCAAATAAAAGTACTTCTTACATTTTAGGAAGGCTAGAAGAATTAGTAGgagattatttttaaatgtccCTGTGAGTTTATTTAGGAGTCCTTTTCAGTTCGTTTAGGCTTGTTTTATCCTTATGTCTGTTGAATTCGTTGAGCAGCACTGTATTTAATCAGTGGGCAGTGAATAATAAGAACAACTAGTATTACAACCCAAATTCTgttctcttttctctatttctcaTAGATTAGTCACCTCGAATCGACTAAACCatcacttaaattttcaaaaacatatcaGTTACACTAAGCTATGTTCTTTTTGTAAATTAACAGAGCTTTCTTTGCGCAATTATTAGTTGCATGTGAGTTGTGTCAAGATATCATTCTAATTCTTTGTCAAGATCAGGGgcaaaaatttatttgagttGAGAATGTACAAATGTTGTACATCAAATTGGAGTTGAGAAATTGTCATCAAAATACCTtaccaatctctctctctctcaattttgcacatttgtatctttttttttttttaattgtccaTTGTCCTTTACTACAAGGAAAGGAAGAATTAATGGGCTGTTCTCTATTCGAGGCGACTTAGGGTATatttggtaattgttttttttttcctattttctatttccaaaaataattttctatttttaagatTAGAAAACTTGTTTGACAActcaaaatgaataataaaaaaaaaacttttctatttttaaaagtactttttcagttttttatttatttattttttatttttaaattcaattagttaaacatgtttttgattttgaaaatacatgattttttttttctttctattctcaaaacaagttttagaaaacaaaaaacaaaaattattactaaaGAATAACCTTAGTTTTTTACAAAAACGACCGCTTTTTGACATCCTTACTCAACCATTTTAGAACCGATTGAATCATTTTGGTTCCTGGTTTTCATCGTTGAAATGGCAATTTCcaacttttgttgtttttttaagaatttctgATTATTAAAGAAAACTAGATTGGATTATGAttcaatttgttttaaaaccaTGGGAAAAatgatctctttctctctctccttccaaTGTCCCTATGTCAATCCTCTTTTCCTAGCCCGCTAGCTCCTAAAAGATTCAAAATATGGCTTTTTGGAAAATTTCGTGTGTGTTTGGGACTAGTTTATAAgctaattttttgctttttagcttttacgtacaactttttaaaatctctctctctctctctccttttttttttttttttcctctcaattTTCAAAGTACAAGTATACTCTAAAACAGTTCTACTTATTTTCTTACATTGATAATTAATCAGCCCAATTAAACCATTATAAAATCCAACCttcaaaaagaattttataCTCAAATGAGGCCTTGAACAAAGCTTGCCTCAAGACAACATGTTTAGCCACATAGGTTACACTTTAGGCTTGTGAACGAACTAAGTTGAGTCGAGtattaaaaattcaagtttgctcatttaattttatttcacatATGGGTTGAGCTCAAACTCATCCCTAACAAGATTACACATTCAATCTTGATTCATTTTATTGTCAAACATGCTCGTGCTTGTTCACAAGTTACTtgcataacttttttttttcctatattgaTGTTACGGAAGTTACAAGAAAACCAACATGTTTCTTTCTTAATggaaaaagaaactaaacatGTTAgcttttgaatgaaaatttcgaatccacgaggggtcccttgaatccacaaggtgaTAAGGTCCTGGAATCTACCAGAGAGAAATAGACAAAGTCTGTAGTTTATAAATCTAAAAACTAAATTACCCTGAAGGCTACAAtatgtttaaatagtaaaagaaaccCTAAGGCGGCTAGGGCAAcgtccaaaaaccctaattcacgCTAATCACGTAATTAGGTGGCAAAATAGtgatttttgccaaaaatagaaaaattgagataattgcaaaaattgaaaatactgtctCTAAGAGACGTTTAAAAATAGACGGGGccttattttgacttttaaactaaaagttattaaagaaaaataaatattactataaatagcaaaaacactGTTTTCAAGGCCTTAATAAAGGAATTTGCCTAAATTTAGGCGATGCTCATGACAATTGATATGAGTTTGGATTAGAATGCTATTTTCTTTCACC
This genomic stretch from Quercus lobata isolate SW786 chromosome 3, ValleyOak3.0 Primary Assembly, whole genome shotgun sequence harbors:
- the LOC115982380 gene encoding CSC1-like protein RXW8 isoform X1, which encodes MDSYALTDFEIITLVLCGVIFLLYSILREQPSNVRVYFRGRLASRCWTFERFVPSRSWIVDAFAANEKELLRVGGMDALVFHRIIVFSIKIFAVVTVFGGILVFQVNYFEQLNCHDRSLKVFTIENVKEGSRWLWTYCLGLYIITCSACILLYIEYKNIAKMRRAHLTGSPTNPSHFTVLVRAIPWSSEESYSDSVKKNFTNYYLSHQMVYQPERIEKSMTQDGASAFVSFKTRYAAAAARHVQLSSNPMLWVTKMAPEPQDVDWSNLDIPFRQFWIRKMGTLVATIAFIFVFLYPMAFVQVLTQLDELEKTYLVQKAFPFLGELLKMKYMTQLVTAYLPSLILNLALYAVPPTMMLFSRLEGSISLSGRQMNACCKVLYFTIWNVFFVSVFVRFVIGYYINQWSASSNVKDIVAELAIAVPRQVGFFTTFVLMYGWISLACEAIQISVLFRNLGKRFIQRIRDDSSNETLSFPYHKEVPRLLLFGFLGFICSILAPSILAFVLAYFMLAYFVYRNQIVNVYTSKHDSGGQFWPVVHNTTIFSLIITQITTLGAFGIKQSPVASGFTIPLIICTLIFNEYCRRQFLPIFKNNDAQILNEMDRKDEQSGKVEQIHQLLISAYHKK
- the LOC115982380 gene encoding CSC1-like protein RXW8 isoform X2, producing the protein MDSYALTDFEIITLVLCGVIFLLYSILREQPSNVRVYFRGRLASRCWTFERFVPSRSWIVDAFAANEKELLRVGGMDALVFHRIIVFRLWTYCLGLYIITCSACILLYIEYKNIAKMRRAHLTGSPTNPSHFTVLVRAIPWSSEESYSDSVKKNFTNYYLSHQMVYQPERIEKSMTQDGASAFVSFKTRYAAAAARHVQLSSNPMLWVTKMAPEPQDVDWSNLDIPFRQFWIRKMGTLVATIAFIFVFLYPMAFVQVLTQLDELEKTYLVQKAFPFLGELLKMKYMTQLVTAYLPSLILNLALYAVPPTMMLFSRLEGSISLSGRQMNACCKVLYFTIWNVFFVSVFVRFVIGYYINQWSASSNVKDIVAELAIAVPRQVGFFTTFVLMYGWISLACEAIQISVLFRNLGKRFIQRIRDDSSNETLSFPYHKEVPRLLLFGFLGFICSILAPSILAFVLAYFMLAYFVYRNQIVNVYTSKHDSGGQFWPVVHNTTIFSLIITQITTLGAFGIKQSPVASGFTIPLIICTLIFNEYCRRQFLPIFKNNDAQILNEMDRKDEQSGKVEQIHQLLISAYHKK